One window of Oncorhynchus masou masou isolate Uvic2021 chromosome 33, UVic_Omas_1.1, whole genome shotgun sequence genomic DNA carries:
- the LOC135527776 gene encoding cytochrome c oxidase subunit 4 isoform 2, mitochondrial-like: MLHLTAGRVGCLLSRRAVVGLTNSGARMSSHHEVSDQVDMSQPMYWDRLDTPLPDRAWIDVLDSKDKSLKQKEKGPWTALSKEEKIALYRLKFNHTYPEMKKPSHEWKTVIGGMFIFFGITGLVVFWQGHYVYPPQPHTFGEEWQAKQIQRMLDMRVNPIEGFSAKWDYKNKQWK, from the exons ATGCTTCACCTGACAGCAGGACGAGTCGGGTGCTTGCTTTCCAGGCGCGCGGTGGTGGGACTGACCAACAGTGGTGCGAGGATGTCAAGCCACCACG AGGTATCTGACCAGGTGGACATGTCCCAGCCAATGTACTGGGATCGTCTGGACACCCCTCTGCCAGACAGAGCATGGATTGATGTCCTTGATTCTAAGGATAAGAGCCTGAAACAGAAGGAGAAGGGGCCATGGACTGCACTGTCCAAGGAGGAAAAAATAGCCT TGTACAGGCTGAAGTTCAACCACACCTACCCTGAGATGAAGAAGCCGTCCCATGAGTGGAAGACCGTGATTGGTGGGATGTTCATCTTCTTTGGCATCACTGGTCTGGTGGTGTTTTGGCAGGGCCACTATG TGTACCCACCTCAACCTCACACTTTTGGTGAGGAGTGGCAGGCTAAGCAGATCCAGAGGATGCTGGACATGCGGGTCAACCCGATTGAGGGCTTTTCTGCCAAGTGGGACTACAAGAACAAACAATGGAAGTAA